In the Sulfurovum sp. UBA12169 genome, GCCATCTGTAATAAGCGCAACTTTGTCGCCAAGACCCATTCCCATAATGAGGCTTGTCGGACTTAGCATCTCCTGCATTCCCGGTCCTCCTTTTGGGCCTTCATAGCGAATAACAACTACATTTCCTGCGTTTACTTTTCCCTTAAGGATGCCTTCAATAGCCTCATCTTGAGAATTAAAACATACTGCAGTACCCGTAAAAACTCTTTCTCCTGTGATCCCGGCTGTTTTGATAACAGCTCCTTGTTCGGCAAGATTTCCATAAAGTATAGCCAGCCCTCCAACTTCGGAGTAGGGATTGTCTATAGTATGAATGATATTGGTATCTAAAATTTTAGCATCCGCTATTTTCTCATATAAACTTTCACCAGTGATGGTAAGATTATCGATAAGAACATTATTCCCGCGCTTCATCATCTCATGCATTACGGCATTGACTCCGCCGGCCCTGTTGATATCTTCCATATGTACGGTGCTAAGTGACGGGGATATCTTGGCAATGTGTGAAACTTTTTTAGAGATAATATTAATATCTTCCAAATAAAATTCCACATCAGCCTCTTTCGCGATAGCCAACATATGCAAAACAGTATTGGAACTCCCTCCCATTGCCATATCTACTGCAAATGCATTGCGTACGGCATTTTCATTAAGAATATTTTTAAGCTTATATTTGTCACGCTCTACCTGTTCTAATTTGGCTATTTCACAGATACGGCGAGCTGCTTTTTTATAAAGTTCCGTTCTTTCGGGGGTTAATGCAAGAATTGTTCCGTTGCCCGGAAGCGCTATTCCCATAGCTTCCATGAGTGTATTCATGGAGTTAGCTGTAAACATTCCCGAACATGAGCCGCCGCTTGGGCACGCATGGCATTCGATATCATAAAGCTCTTCGTCTGTAATTTCACCTGTTTCGTGCTTTCCAACCGCTTCAAAAGCAAAAGCAAGGTCAATGGGCATCCCATCTTTTGTATACCCTTTTTGCATTGGTCCGCCAGATACAAATACTGTCGGCACATTTACACGCAGTGCACCCATAATCATACCAGGAACGATTTTATCACAGTTAGGAATGGCAATCATTGCATCAAGCTTGTGGGCATTCATTACTGTTTCTATGGAGTTGGCAATAAGTTCACGGCTTGGAAGAGAGTAGAGCATACCATCGTGTCCCATTGCGATTCCGTCATCAACTCCAATTGTATTGAACTCAAAAGGAACACATCCGTTTGCACGAATCTCTTCTTTGATAATTTCAGACACTTTATTTAGAAAAAAATGTCCGGGAATAATTTCAATGAAAGAGTTTGCTACACCAATAAACGGTTTATTGAAATCCTCATCTTTTAATCC is a window encoding:
- the ilvD gene encoding dihydroxy-acid dehydratase produces the protein MRSDEIKQGFNRAPHRSLLRATGLKDEDFNKPFIGVANSFIEIIPGHFFLNKVSEIIKEEIRANGCVPFEFNTIGVDDGIAMGHDGMLYSLPSRELIANSIETVMNAHKLDAMIAIPNCDKIVPGMIMGALRVNVPTVFVSGGPMQKGYTKDGMPIDLAFAFEAVGKHETGEITDEELYDIECHACPSGGSCSGMFTANSMNTLMEAMGIALPGNGTILALTPERTELYKKAARRICEIAKLEQVERDKYKLKNILNENAVRNAFAVDMAMGGSSNTVLHMLAIAKEADVEFYLEDINIISKKVSHIAKISPSLSTVHMEDINRAGGVNAVMHEMMKRGNNVLIDNLTITGESLYEKIADAKILDTNIIHTIDNPYSEVGGLAILYGNLAEQGAVIKTAGITGERVFTGTAVCFNSQDEAIEGILKGKVNAGNVVVIRYEGPKGGPGMQEMLSPTSLIMGMGLGDKVALITDGRFSGATRGASIGHVSPEAAEGGMIGLLEDGDEIHIDVDNHILEANLTFEEIAKRKDEFKPILKPLKSKWLSQYRALVTNASSGAVLKAE